The following coding sequences lie in one Silvanigrella aquatica genomic window:
- a CDS encoding PH domain-containing protein has translation MPFVYKWLQNKSKKYIVTNQRVYIENGIIAKSETELPLNKINDILLKQGIVQRLVGAGNIRIFTGNDKPTIIFDIDAPDSFKNKLTEMIENKSRN, from the coding sequence ATGCCCTTTGTTTACAAATGGCTTCAAAATAAATCTAAAAAATATATTGTCACAAATCAAAGAGTCTATATTGAAAATGGAATCATTGCCAAATCAGAAACAGAGCTTCCATTAAATAAAATTAATGATATTTTGTTAAAACAAGGTATTGTTCAAAGATTAGTTGGTGCAGGAAATATTCGTATTTTTACAGGAAACGATAAACCAACAATTATTTTTGATATTGATGCTCCTGATAGTTTTAAAAATAAATTAACCGAAATGATTGAAAATAAATCAAGAAATTAA
- a CDS encoding UDP-N-acetylmuramoyl-L-alanyl-D-glutamate--2,6-diaminopimelate ligase: MSLPLKLELPLISLKEVIVIFEQFNLIIKNKPSLSKNTKKFNLIINSKDLNSYSEKKNEYKKNSFIYIARAGKKFDGHLLAEDILNSDNYIIGNPENIKILAFKHNYSNEKIDFILSHENFIPVHNIEKSIYILLENQFKIEKNNFFSIGVTGTNGKTSVVQICSQILSILSNNTNVRIGTLGIQFGSETLEGSHVTTPDYPSLLQILNLSQINNISDIIMEVTSHGLMENRLGNWSIDAAIFTNLTQDHLDYHGNMENYRNAKLKLFTEILKETGTAIICTHNSEWKEFAQKAAGSQRKLIGVGFEDNAEHFISLFDKKYKSLYYISITNQKSSLSGVSGVLRLQNQLQTIETAEFHAAIIGEFQFDNLLCAIAACLSKGYSLREISQTLKHIKNIPGRLEIIHSNNKNKSPTVLIDYAHSPDALEKAIQVCKKVLNQEGRGKLITVFGCGGDRDKTKRSLMGQIASSLSDEVIITSDNPRTEEPNKIIDDIFAGIVNQNHCKREVDRKKAIQLAIHSANKFDLILVAGKGHEDYQIIGNTKYPFSDAQIALSILHGEN, translated from the coding sequence ATGTCGCTTCCGTTAAAACTAGAACTCCCCCTTATTTCTTTAAAAGAAGTTATTGTCATATTTGAACAATTTAATCTAATAATCAAAAATAAACCAAGCTTAAGCAAAAATACAAAGAAATTTAATTTAATTATAAATTCAAAAGATTTAAATTCCTATTCTGAAAAAAAGAATGAATACAAAAAAAACTCTTTTATCTATATTGCGCGCGCAGGTAAAAAATTTGATGGGCATTTATTAGCTGAAGATATTTTAAATTCGGATAATTATATTATTGGAAATCCGGAAAACATAAAAATACTTGCATTTAAGCACAATTATTCAAATGAAAAAATTGACTTTATATTATCGCACGAAAATTTTATTCCTGTTCATAACATTGAAAAATCAATTTATATATTACTTGAAAATCAATTTAAAATTGAAAAAAATAATTTTTTTTCAATTGGGGTTACCGGTACAAATGGCAAAACCTCTGTAGTACAAATTTGTTCACAAATATTAAGTATATTATCCAATAATACTAATGTTCGAATTGGTACTTTAGGAATTCAATTTGGCTCCGAAACTTTAGAGGGAAGCCATGTAACCACACCTGATTATCCTTCACTTTTACAAATATTAAATCTTTCTCAAATAAATAATATAAGCGATATTATAATGGAAGTCACATCACATGGGTTGATGGAGAATAGATTAGGCAACTGGAGTATAGATGCTGCAATTTTTACGAATTTGACACAAGATCATCTTGACTACCATGGAAATATGGAAAACTATAGAAATGCAAAATTAAAATTATTTACTGAAATTCTTAAAGAAACAGGAACTGCTATCATATGCACCCACAATTCGGAATGGAAGGAATTTGCACAAAAGGCAGCCGGTTCTCAAAGAAAATTAATTGGCGTTGGTTTTGAAGATAATGCTGAACATTTTATATCTTTATTTGATAAAAAATATAAATCACTCTATTATATTAGCATTACAAACCAAAAATCATCTCTTTCTGGAGTTTCAGGAGTTTTAAGGTTACAAAATCAACTTCAAACTATTGAAACTGCAGAATTTCACGCCGCAATTATAGGTGAATTTCAATTTGATAATTTGCTTTGTGCTATCGCGGCATGCCTGAGTAAAGGATATTCCCTTCGCGAAATTTCTCAAACATTAAAGCATATTAAAAATATTCCAGGCAGACTTGAAATCATTCACTCAAATAACAAAAACAAATCCCCTACTGTACTTATTGATTACGCACACTCCCCCGATGCCCTTGAAAAAGCCATTCAAGTTTGCAAAAAGGTATTAAATCAAGAAGGACGCGGAAAACTAATAACCGTATTTGGCTGCGGGGGAGACAGAGATAAAACAAAGAGATCCCTTATGGGACAAATTGCCTCATCACTCTCCGATGAAGTGATAATCACATCGGATAATCCAAGAACAGAAGAACCAAATAAAATTATTGATGATATTTTTGCGGGAATTGTAAATCAGAATCACTGTAAAAGAGAAGTCGATCGAAAAAAGGCAATTCAGCTTGCCATTCATTCTGCAAATAAATTTGATCTTATTCTTGTTGCGGGAAAAGGACATGAGGATTATCAAATTATTGGTAATACAAAATACCCGTTTTCTGATGCGCAAATTGCACTTTCTATATTACATGGGGAGAACTAA
- a CDS encoding aminoglycoside phosphotransferase family protein: MTSILSLDIESDQIMLKIQNFKVLNPDQIIANKDPVLILIAGDASDRKFFRLINDNKKAICMQFPKWEGGYGGDPISWIGMHNALIQMELPLPNIIEIDETNACIWTEDLGDTFLSSTLETPILDVKNPACQKSIDYYKESLCLLIQAQYPHRNIDHPAMNRYFDFEKLYYELNFFVTHFLNGFLDLNINENNKEHKGLFEDLNLLAKKLDACERVLCHRDYHVRNIMVHNNKIYWIDFQDARMGPHSYDVVSLVRDSYVHITWETRKYLFDFYLEKMNHARERNNLNPISETSFQLELLLMGLQRNIKAIGSFGYLATKKGKPGYLQYIKHTLEILFSAEARTHAETDLKSMMPHLFQLIESLYSGELSQKLNKLIKNNF; this comes from the coding sequence ATGACAAGCATTCTTTCCCTTGACATAGAATCGGATCAAATTATGCTAAAAATTCAAAATTTTAAAGTTTTAAATCCCGATCAAATTATTGCAAATAAAGATCCTGTTTTAATTCTTATTGCAGGAGACGCAAGTGATAGAAAATTTTTTAGACTTATCAATGACAATAAAAAAGCAATTTGTATGCAATTTCCTAAATGGGAAGGAGGCTATGGAGGCGATCCTATCAGTTGGATAGGTATGCATAATGCTCTTATTCAAATGGAATTGCCTCTACCAAATATAATCGAAATAGATGAAACAAACGCCTGCATTTGGACAGAAGATTTAGGAGATACTTTTTTAAGCTCAACTTTAGAAACTCCAATTTTAGATGTAAAAAATCCTGCTTGTCAAAAATCTATTGATTATTATAAAGAATCTCTTTGCTTGCTTATTCAAGCACAATATCCTCATCGTAATATTGACCATCCCGCGATGAATAGATACTTTGATTTTGAAAAATTATATTATGAATTGAATTTTTTTGTAACTCATTTTTTAAATGGTTTTTTAGACCTAAATATCAATGAAAATAATAAAGAGCATAAAGGCTTATTTGAAGATTTAAATTTACTTGCAAAAAAACTAGATGCTTGTGAAAGAGTTTTATGCCACAGGGATTACCATGTGCGAAATATCATGGTTCATAATAATAAAATATACTGGATTGATTTTCAAGATGCCCGTATGGGTCCTCATTCCTATGATGTTGTTAGCTTAGTACGAGATAGCTATGTACACATCACTTGGGAAACAAGAAAATATTTATTTGATTTTTACCTTGAAAAAATGAATCATGCCCGAGAAAGAAATAATTTAAACCCTATTTCCGAAACAAGTTTTCAATTAGAATTGTTACTTATGGGATTGCAAAGAAACATTAAAGCCATTGGAAGCTTTGGATATCTTGCAACAAAAAAAGGAAAACCAGGTTATTTGCAGTACATAAAGCATACTCTTGAAATACTCTTCTCGGCAGAAGCACGAACTCATGCAGAAACAGATTTAAAAAGTATGATGCCCCATTTATTTCAACTTATTGAAAGTTTATATTCAGGAGAGTTGTCACAAAAACTCAATAAACTCATTAAAAATAATTTTTGA
- a CDS encoding LysM peptidoglycan-binding domain-containing protein: MKNNFMQRIATKYRKCQSILIGILLSLALYGCMTSSENNKETPQITAEVKEEPNNKLSPDYAEGLVPPANQEILMPYYVKAGDNLAKISKRIYGESKSWKKIAELNHLIDANKIYAGDVIYYTVTDRSKIFAETYENAPKAKIIVKKGDTLYQISKVVFGKAKDWRVLWKENPQIMNPDRIKVGTAIYFRPKALTADASAIISNEKGNDNKETPMQKNSSDEILNSDNNKNNNQNNSALKEDVKTEDKVSDEIKSERDNSAKTDSQEDKDTKNNSTDKNDLNRE, from the coding sequence ATGAAGAATAATTTTATGCAAAGAATTGCGACTAAATATAGAAAATGTCAATCTATACTCATTGGAATACTCCTATCCCTAGCACTATATGGGTGTATGACTTCATCAGAAAATAATAAAGAAACTCCTCAAATTACAGCTGAAGTTAAAGAAGAGCCTAATAATAAATTATCTCCAGATTATGCGGAAGGCCTTGTTCCTCCTGCAAATCAAGAAATATTAATGCCCTACTATGTAAAAGCGGGAGATAATTTGGCGAAAATTAGTAAAAGAATTTACGGAGAAAGTAAATCTTGGAAAAAAATTGCAGAATTAAATCATCTTATAGACGCAAATAAAATTTATGCCGGTGATGTTATTTACTATACAGTGACTGATAGATCAAAAATATTTGCAGAAACATACGAAAATGCTCCTAAGGCAAAAATAATTGTAAAAAAAGGAGATACTCTTTATCAAATATCTAAAGTTGTATTTGGTAAAGCAAAAGACTGGCGAGTTCTCTGGAAAGAAAATCCACAAATCATGAATCCTGATAGGATTAAAGTAGGCACAGCTATTTATTTTAGACCAAAGGCTCTTACGGCAGATGCTAGTGCTATTATTAGTAATGAAAAAGGAAATGATAACAAAGAAACACCAATGCAAAAAAATTCAAGCGATGAAATTTTAAATTCAGATAATAACAAAAATAATAATCAAAACAACAGCGCTCTAAAAGAAGATGTTAAGACTGAGGATAAAGTCTCAGATGAAATTAAATCAGAAAGAGATAATAGTGCAAAAACAGATAGCCAGGAAGATAAAGATACTAAAAATAATTCTACAGATAAAAATGATCTCAATAGAGAGTAA
- a CDS encoding nucleotidyltransferase family protein, producing MFSQNDLKQFIPIVLCAGFGTRLKPLTNYIPKVVCPIISKPAAFLNIELFFQAGFEKVHCNTHYLHIEVKNELMAAAKYFGYDPSRIVFWHEEEILETGGGIARIYHEIVKNKSENSKDVIAVSGDIVADFPLQEMIEKWKNKSSDDYALMCTKKIKEARKDATWVAQDEKYIKGFGEKFDEKEKCIAKVFTNHQILSRDILNQVPIEKKSSIDIYYRKLISLHKNIINLPYPENRYWFDIGTPQNYLECIEFFDKNIIKNKDLKNYRNQSIVNYCYITPQKVFEFIKKNNYKIQENINDKKIIISFHDQDKNNIKNNFISLNEFTENSSSQPASTNNEFLFLL from the coding sequence ATGTTTTCTCAAAACGATTTAAAGCAATTTATACCTATCGTTCTATGTGCTGGATTTGGAACACGCTTAAAACCTCTTACAAATTACATTCCTAAAGTTGTTTGCCCTATTATCAGTAAGCCAGCGGCTTTTTTAAATATCGAATTATTTTTTCAGGCTGGATTTGAAAAAGTTCATTGTAATACTCATTATTTACATATAGAAGTCAAAAATGAATTGATGGCAGCAGCAAAATATTTTGGCTATGACCCTTCGCGAATTGTCTTTTGGCATGAAGAAGAAATATTAGAAACCGGCGGCGGCATTGCCCGAATTTATCATGAAATAGTAAAAAATAAATCAGAAAATTCAAAGGATGTCATTGCTGTTTCTGGAGATATTGTTGCCGATTTTCCTTTGCAAGAAATGATTGAAAAATGGAAAAATAAATCCTCAGATGATTATGCTCTCATGTGTACAAAAAAAATTAAAGAAGCACGAAAAGATGCCACATGGGTTGCTCAAGATGAAAAATATATTAAAGGATTTGGTGAAAAATTTGATGAGAAAGAAAAATGTATTGCGAAAGTATTTACAAACCACCAAATTTTGAGCAGGGATATTTTAAATCAAGTCCCCATTGAAAAAAAATCGAGCATTGACATATACTATCGCAAATTAATTTCGCTTCATAAAAATATAATAAACCTTCCATACCCAGAAAATAGATATTGGTTTGATATTGGAACGCCTCAAAATTATTTAGAATGTATTGAATTTTTTGATAAAAATATTATAAAAAATAAAGATTTAAAAAATTACCGAAACCAAAGTATTGTAAATTATTGTTATATAACACCGCAAAAAGTTTTTGAGTTCATTAAAAAAAATAATTATAAAATACAAGAAAATATAAATGATAAGAAGATTATTATTTCCTTTCATGACCAAGATAAAAATAATATTAAAAATAATTTTATTTCATTAAACGAATTTACCGAGAACAGTTCTTCACAACCAGCTTCAACAAACAATGAATTTTTATTCCTATTGTAA
- a CDS encoding peptidoglycan D,D-transpeptidase FtsI family protein, with product MVGKSINESSVFKRIRYYFDPTKIKNEPNFNIRAYAMAAIYCLFLTLILIRYAWITFFPTPLRTRLIETGSRQFETNLTLAKPRATITDRNGRVLAVSISRPSIFLLTRKMPEDVEILKKVAHQIQVPLNTLIAYSDEKRNFIWLRRQISQSEFNKMGSLKKWQDFIGVIDEPKRVYPEKDLASQLIGFVGTDGNGLEGIEKIYNSRLNIKPIKSEVMKDARGRLVMVTPNDASKPEQKAPNLKLSIDLSIQEFAQNALREGVIKSKAKGGSAIVMDVQTGEILSMASYPTYDLNSPPENDPSSRRLRPVMDAIELGSVVKPMWISKALDLGLIKQDTKIYAENGQMTLPGGIIHDTHAHGWITPEEILKVSSNIGAYKVVQKLGRDTFYDALMKIGFGRQPGTGLPGEWGGRIKKVSTWREMNFANMAFGQGFAISPLQLAHGLSIIVGDGVDHGVNLIAIDEKNENDLIGPPLKYINPKTSKTIAEMMESVVEEEGGTGAPARIPGILVSGKTGTAQIWSSKDHAYSGRTAVFEGVIPSDDPKLVIVVVIDEAGVRPAYGGPLAGPVFAEIGKKTVEYLNSQGIYNVKSYENAYLKKNKKNISDIQKKSDNTVLIQPKQKETQTKEF from the coding sequence ATGGTAGGAAAATCAATTAATGAATCGAGTGTATTTAAAAGAATAAGATACTATTTTGACCCAACCAAAATAAAAAATGAACCCAATTTCAATATTCGTGCTTACGCTATGGCCGCTATTTATTGTTTATTTTTGACTTTAATACTCATCCGATACGCTTGGATTACTTTTTTTCCTACTCCACTACGCACAAGACTCATTGAAACAGGATCGAGGCAATTTGAAACAAATTTAACATTAGCAAAACCAAGAGCCACAATAACCGATCGCAATGGACGAGTTTTAGCAGTCAGTATTTCTAGACCGAGTATTTTTTTATTAACAAGAAAAATGCCAGAAGATGTTGAAATATTAAAAAAAGTAGCACATCAAATTCAAGTTCCCCTGAACACATTAATTGCTTATTCAGATGAAAAAAGGAACTTTATTTGGCTAAGAAGACAAATCAGCCAATCCGAATTTAATAAAATGGGATCTTTAAAAAAATGGCAAGATTTTATTGGTGTGATTGATGAGCCGAAACGTGTTTATCCAGAAAAAGACCTCGCTTCTCAACTCATTGGTTTTGTAGGAACAGACGGAAATGGTCTCGAAGGAATTGAAAAAATATACAATTCTCGCTTGAATATAAAACCCATTAAATCAGAAGTCATGAAAGATGCCAGGGGACGCCTTGTCATGGTAACACCAAATGATGCCTCTAAACCAGAACAAAAAGCACCTAATCTCAAACTTTCCATAGATCTTTCCATTCAAGAATTTGCTCAAAATGCCTTAAGAGAAGGAGTGATCAAATCGAAAGCAAAAGGCGGTAGTGCTATTGTCATGGATGTACAAACAGGTGAAATTTTATCTATGGCAAGTTATCCTACTTATGACTTAAATAGCCCCCCTGAAAATGATCCTTCTTCACGCCGACTACGTCCTGTTATGGATGCCATAGAATTAGGATCAGTAGTAAAACCAATGTGGATTTCTAAAGCACTTGACCTAGGATTAATTAAACAAGATACAAAAATTTATGCCGAAAATGGTCAAATGACTTTGCCCGGAGGAATCATTCATGATACTCACGCACACGGATGGATTACACCGGAAGAAATATTAAAAGTAAGTAGCAATATTGGTGCTTATAAAGTCGTTCAAAAATTAGGGCGCGATACCTTTTATGATGCACTGATGAAAATTGGTTTTGGACGTCAACCGGGCACAGGTTTACCAGGCGAATGGGGCGGAAGAATAAAAAAAGTGAGTACATGGCGCGAAATGAATTTTGCAAACATGGCTTTTGGACAAGGTTTTGCCATATCTCCCTTACAACTTGCCCATGGGCTTTCCATAATTGTTGGCGATGGCGTTGATCATGGTGTTAACTTAATTGCTATCGATGAAAAAAATGAAAATGATTTAATTGGCCCTCCTCTAAAATATATCAATCCTAAAACAAGCAAAACCATTGCAGAAATGATGGAATCTGTCGTTGAAGAAGAAGGCGGAACAGGTGCTCCTGCGCGCATTCCGGGGATTTTAGTTTCAGGAAAAACAGGCACGGCACAAATTTGGTCAAGTAAAGATCATGCTTACTCAGGAAGAACAGCTGTATTTGAAGGCGTTATTCCTTCTGATGATCCCAAACTAGTCATCGTTGTTGTCATCGATGAAGCAGGAGTGAGACCCGCCTATGGAGGCCCTCTTGCGGGACCTGTATTTGCAGAAATTGGAAAAAAAACAGTAGAGTACTTAAATTCACAAGGAATTTATAACGTCAAAAGCTATGAAAATGCCTATCTCAAAAAAAACAAGAAAAATATTTCTGACATACAAAAAAAATCTGACAATACAGTCTTAATTCAGCCAAAACAAAAAGAGACACAAACAAAGGAATTTTAA
- the rsmH gene encoding 16S rRNA (cytosine(1402)-N(4))-methyltransferase RsmH gives MNQEFNHITVLKNETIENILSLEKLLNHNTEQKLIIVDATLGGAGHASHLVERIANDKLFPNFKLHIVGFDQDISALNFSNEKLKNLKNTYKNFTFSLFNENFKNLFDVMRTNFPGQKIHGLYADFGVSSPQLDKGTRGFSLIHDGPIDMRMDTSKEFTAKDLLETYSEEDLIRLFFEYGEEPKARKLAKAIVQDRKLKKLPLESTVELAKYIKQVLAYPNSRIHPATRAFQALRIEVNKELESIHQLLQNVPKLMALHSKVAFISFHSLEDRIVKHAMRNWQKGKNALEKQNNKKEFSIPLHMQLHLEENHNSSFGKEVPRGGITASEEECQINIRSRSARLRCFEFSKEVES, from the coding sequence ATGAATCAAGAATTCAATCACATTACCGTATTAAAGAACGAAACAATAGAAAATATACTCTCTTTAGAAAAGTTATTGAATCATAATACGGAACAAAAATTGATCATAGTCGATGCCACATTAGGAGGCGCAGGACACGCTTCTCATTTAGTAGAGCGTATAGCAAATGACAAATTATTTCCTAATTTTAAACTGCATATTGTTGGATTTGATCAAGATATTTCTGCATTAAATTTCTCAAATGAGAAGCTAAAAAACCTAAAAAACACATATAAAAATTTTACTTTTTCACTATTTAATGAAAATTTTAAAAATCTTTTCGATGTTATGAGAACAAATTTTCCTGGGCAAAAAATACATGGGCTCTATGCTGATTTTGGTGTGAGTTCTCCCCAATTAGACAAAGGAACTCGAGGATTTTCACTCATTCACGATGGCCCTATCGATATGCGCATGGATACCAGTAAAGAATTTACTGCAAAAGATTTACTAGAAACTTATTCCGAAGAAGATCTCATTCGTCTTTTTTTCGAATATGGCGAGGAGCCCAAAGCAAGAAAATTAGCAAAAGCCATTGTCCAAGATCGAAAATTAAAAAAATTGCCCCTGGAAAGTACAGTTGAGCTTGCAAAATACATCAAACAAGTTCTTGCCTATCCAAACAGCCGCATACACCCTGCAACAAGAGCTTTTCAGGCTCTCCGCATAGAAGTCAATAAGGAGCTAGAATCCATTCATCAACTCCTACAAAATGTGCCTAAGCTTATGGCACTCCATAGCAAAGTTGCTTTTATTTCCTTCCACTCCCTTGAAGATCGCATTGTAAAGCATGCCATGCGGAATTGGCAAAAAGGAAAAAATGCACTTGAAAAACAAAACAATAAAAAAGAATTTTCTATCCCCTTGCATATGCAGCTTCATTTAGAAGAAAATCATAATAGTAGCTTTGGGAAGGAAGTCCCCCGTGGCGGAATCACAGCTTCTGAAGAAGAATGTCAAATTAACATCCGATCCCGTTCCGCACGACTGCGCTGTTTTGAATTTTCTAAAGAAGTGGAGTCTTGA